The sequence GGCCGTGcaacaaaaaggcaaaaaaagaCAATGAATTACGCTTTCCGGAATAAAACACCGAGCACGGTCCAAATTGTGACGGGTCAGATTTTCTTCGAAAAATAGGGTCGAAGCTCTTGCAATTTTGAAATCCGGGAGCTCTAGCCGATCTAGAAATTCGGCCGTCGCAGTCTATCATTCGActagagctcgccgaatttcccCATATCGCACGAACTAGGCTAATTTGTTAGGCTTCGTCAATACAACAGTGATAGTTGCCATGTTGCATTGACTACgtgatgttttgtttgtgttcacctttatccgcgggtaacctatgtccgttgtttctaaagacaggctatttagggatatcaagtcgacggacggtggtttcagattgcaatattttcaaaatattgctgttGGAAAACACCATTCGTCAACTTGCCATTCTATACACTAGTACgtactctgtttttaaaaacaacggatataggttaccccgcgaaaaTAGGTGAGGTAGCTTTACATATTGTATTTCACTATTTGTGAAAAGTTACTGTGCAGCTAAGTTCGTCTGACGATATGATCACGATGGCCGTGTTTCAAGATAAATCATCAAGGTATCAGGGCTGGTAAAATAGTACACTATGATAGGAATGACAACACTAAGACTGATGCTTATTATTCTTAAATCTCCAGTGTGCGACGCAGCCTACATGCGAAAGAGACGACGCTTATACTCGTCAGAAAGTAGAGAGGTTTGCGAAAACCTACGGAGTCGGGAAGACCTACAAGTGCCTGTATAACCCGGACAATGCCGGGGACGGTTCCGCGGTaagttattattttttctacttCCCCCTCTCTTATTAGTCGTAGGCAGCAGTCACTGTAGAACAGGAGGCTGACAGTAGACGGTACATCTGGACGATACATTGaatttctatcagtaaaaaaagGTGCCAGTAGGTACAGATTTTCTGTTGCCATtcttactgttacagtagaactAAGGAGGTaaggtcacaattggaaaagggGTCCCTTCCGGGCTGTTCTCTTGCTGTCACTTTCGAgcgtgacccctacgtggccccgcGGGGCGTTCTCTTTTGGGCACGACCGAGCCCGGGTTGACTTTTAGTTAAAATCAActcgggacccggtaacaaatagacgccgtacGCTAATCGTGAGCACATCGAGCAGCTTAGTCCACCGGGACATTTTTTTTGGCTTCGGGGCTCGGCCGGGGTCACACACTCCTACGGCTACGGGCATTATAGGGAGTACCTTAGAACCGCCATGAGTAGAACCAATTCTGTTGTAGGTGCCAATAAAGATTACTGAGAGGTAGGTGTTCTTAAAGTGTCCTCATAACTTTTGGCCAGCATAGAAAGTGGCGACAGATTGTGATGAGGGCCAGTGTTGACCTTGGCCCTCCTAGCGGGTGTCCTTAGTACTGGGCATTTTTTACATCTTCTCGACTCTGGATAtgagaagttttttttcttctttgctgCCGTTTCTAGGTGTTGCTGAGGAGGCACTTCACACAGCAGTCCGTGATCCACTCCATGCTCTGGCTCGGCCTCGGAATGGTCCTCTTTGTCGGCATCGTCGTGTACATGTGCTGCCAGTGTAAGAAGGCACGTGACCAAATGATGGCGACACCAGGCACTGCTCCGGCATCTTCTGTACCACCCAATGCCACCATGCTCCGTCCTATTTACAATACCCAGTATGCCCCCAATGCAGCTTATACAAACCCCGTGGCGGTGCCTAGTGcagaccccccacccccatcgtACGCATCCGTTGTACCCGGCCCGACAGATCTGACACAGCTTGGTGTTTCAGATATTTGTGCCAGTAAGTAGTTGACAGAGGGTGGTCTAAGCAGATATGACAATAACAATGAAGTTAATTGCATAttcatatatgtacaatatttggggctaaatgcagtaagtcaGACACAAAGAGGAACTAGAAAGGCatcatttttgcaaaaatgcagaatgttttccctctagccttgtgtcaagctaATCGCATGCAATACAGCCCATGTAGCCAGGCCTTGTG comes from Branchiostoma floridae strain S238N-H82 chromosome 2, Bfl_VNyyK, whole genome shotgun sequence and encodes:
- the LOC118410205 gene encoding uncharacterized protein LOC118410205 isoform X1, with the translated sequence MVWSRLEEMIGGGPRARRIYGSGRQSSPASRRFVLCCTLIVVPALLAAFCGAGIIVCGVLVVRPVVRTGSLGFRETTCTTTEASFTGTWVKCNSCVNCRTKRFAAGGINVRFPCLVINVTYHVNNQDFSGILYETETRLDWSMETVPLCATQPTCERDDAYTRQKVERFAKTYGVGKTYKCLYNPDNAGDGSAVLLRRHFTQQSVIHSMLWLGLGMVLFVGIVVYMCCQCKKARDQMMATPGTAPASSVPPNATMLRPIYNTQYAPNAAYTNPVAVPSADPPPPSYASVVPGPTDLTQLGVSDICASK
- the LOC118410205 gene encoding uncharacterized protein LOC118410205 isoform X2, with the protein product MIGGGPRARRIYGSGRQSSPASRRFVLCCTLIVVPALLAAFCGAGIIVCGVLVVRPVVRTGSLGFRETTCTTTEASFTGTWVKCNSCVNCRTKRFAAGGINVRFPCLVINVTYHVNNQDFSGILYETETRLDWSMETVPLCATQPTCERDDAYTRQKVERFAKTYGVGKTYKCLYNPDNAGDGSAVLLRRHFTQQSVIHSMLWLGLGMVLFVGIVVYMCCQCKKARDQMMATPGTAPASSVPPNATMLRPIYNTQYAPNAAYTNPVAVPSADPPPPSYASVVPGPTDLTQLGVSDICASK